The following proteins are co-located in the Ictalurus punctatus breed USDA103 chromosome 14, Coco_2.0, whole genome shotgun sequence genome:
- the slc1a2b gene encoding excitatory amino acid transporter 2b isoform X1, translating to MTANSMPKQVEVRMHESHLEPIEATPHSKCALICQKMLKNLLLTLTVMGVILGAVAGMLLRVASPIDDNIVMVIAFPGDILMRMLKMLILPLIISSLITGLAGLDAKSSGRLGTRAMIYYMSTTIIAAVLGVILVLIIHPGNPKLKENLGEGLKNDDVSSLDAFFDLIRNLFPENLVQACFQQIQTVVKKVEVEPEYDTNSSLQNFLSGATKPPPIFKEKKSLQYKSGMNVLGVIGFFIAFGICMGKMGERARLMIDFFNILNEIVMKLVIMIMWYSPFGIACLICGKIISIKDLEVVARQLGMYMVTVIIGLIIHGAIFLPCIYFAIVRKNPFSFFIGIFQAWITALGTASSAGTLPVTFRCLEENLGIDKRVTRFVLPVGATINMDGTALYEAVAAIFIAQMNGIDLDPGQIVTVSLTATLASIGAASIPSAGLVTMLLILTAVGLPTQDISLLVAVDWLLDRFRTSVNVVGDSYGAGIVYHLSKAELDALDAQHGNSDDIEMTKTQSYYDDLKNHHENNSNQCVIAAPNSVIVDECKITSATTNGSTTEYALIEEEPRKSD from the exons ATGAC TGCCAACAGCATGCCTAAGCAAGTGGAGGTACGAATGCATGAGAGCCACCTGGAGCCCATCGAGGCCACACCACACTCAAAATGTGCCCTCATCTGCCAGAAGATGCTGAAGAACCTGCTCCTCACACTCACTGTAATGG GTGTGATATTGGGAGCTGTAGCTGGTATGCTTCTGCGTGTGGCCTCTCCTATCGATGACAACATTGTCATGGTAATTGCATTCCCCGGTGATATTCTAATGAGGATGCTTAAAATGCTTATTCTTCCACTCATCATTTCCAGTTTAATCACAG GTCTTGCAGGTCTGGATGCCAAGTCTAGCGGCCGTCTTGGTACTAGAGCAATGATTTACTACATGTCCACCACTATAATTGCCGCTGTGCTGGGAGTAATATTAGTGTTGATTATCCATCCTGGCAACCCCAAACTAAAGGAAAACCTTGGGGAGGGACTCAAGAACGATGACGTCTCTAGTCTTGATGCTTTTTTTGACCTCATTAGGAACCTCTTCCCTGAGAACTTGGTGCAGGCTTGCTTCCAGCAG ATCCAGACTGTTGTGAAGAAGGTTGAGGTTGAGCCAGAATATGACACCAACAGTTCCTTGCAGAACTTCCTTTCGGGTGCCACTAAGCCTCCTCCCATATTCAAGGAAAAGAAGTCCCTGCAATATAAGAGTGGAATGAATGTTTTGG GTGTGATTGGATTCTTTATTGCCTTTGGAATCTGCATGGGGAAGATGGGTGAGAGGGCAAGGCTTATGATTGACTTCTTTAACATCCTGAATGAGATTGTGATGAAGCTGGTCATTATGATCATGTG GTATTCTCCCTTCGGTATTGCCTGCTTGATCTGTGGCAAAATTATCTCCATCAAGGATTTGGAAGTAGTGGCCAGACAGCTGGGGATGTACATGGTCACAGTCATCATTGGCCTCATCATTCATGGTGCCATATTCCTACCATGCATTTACTTTGCCATTGTGAGAAAAAATCCCTTCAGCTTCTTCATAGGCATCTTCCAAGCCTGGATCACTGCCCTGGGAACAGCTTCAAG TGCTGGCACACTTCCTGTCACCTTCCGCTGTCTAGAGGAGAACCTGGGCATTGACAAGAGAGTAACACGCTTTGTACTGCCTGTTGGTGCAACAATCAATATGGATGGCACTGCTCTTTATGAGGCAGTAGCTGCTATCTTCATTGCCCAGATGAACGGCATTGACCTGGACCCTGGCCAGATTGTCACAGTCAG TCTTACAGCTACATTGGCCAGCATTGGAGCTGCCAGCATTCCCAGTGCAGGGCTGGTAACCATGCTGCTCATTCTGACTGCAGTGGGACTTCCGACTCAGGATATCAGTCTTCTGGTAGCTGTTGACTGGCTTCT gGATCGTTTCCGTACCTCTGTCAATGTGGTGGGTGACTCATATGGTGCTGGGATCGTGTATCATTTGTCTAAAGCAGAGCTGGATGCCCTGGATGCTCAGCATGGGAACTCTGATGACATAGAGATGACCAAGACACAGTCCTATTATGATGACCTCAAGAACCATCATGAAAACAACTCCAACCAGTGCGTCATTGCTGCTCCAAATTCAGTCATAGTAGATGAGTGCAAG ATAACCTCGGCAACCACAAATGGCTCGACTACAGAGTATGCGCTCATTGAAGAGGAACCACGAAAGAGTGATTAA
- the slc1a2b gene encoding excitatory amino acid transporter 2b isoform X2, translating to MPKQVEVRMHESHLEPIEATPHSKCALICQKMLKNLLLTLTVMGVILGAVAGMLLRVASPIDDNIVMVIAFPGDILMRMLKMLILPLIISSLITGLAGLDAKSSGRLGTRAMIYYMSTTIIAAVLGVILVLIIHPGNPKLKENLGEGLKNDDVSSLDAFFDLIRNLFPENLVQACFQQIQTVVKKVEVEPEYDTNSSLQNFLSGATKPPPIFKEKKSLQYKSGMNVLGVIGFFIAFGICMGKMGERARLMIDFFNILNEIVMKLVIMIMWYSPFGIACLICGKIISIKDLEVVARQLGMYMVTVIIGLIIHGAIFLPCIYFAIVRKNPFSFFIGIFQAWITALGTASSAGTLPVTFRCLEENLGIDKRVTRFVLPVGATINMDGTALYEAVAAIFIAQMNGIDLDPGQIVTVSLTATLASIGAASIPSAGLVTMLLILTAVGLPTQDISLLVAVDWLLDRFRTSVNVVGDSYGAGIVYHLSKAELDALDAQHGNSDDIEMTKTQSYYDDLKNHHENNSNQCVIAAPNSVIVDECKITSATTNGSTTEYALIEEEPRKSD from the exons ATGCCTAAGCAAGTGGAGGTACGAATGCATGAGAGCCACCTGGAGCCCATCGAGGCCACACCACACTCAAAATGTGCCCTCATCTGCCAGAAGATGCTGAAGAACCTGCTCCTCACACTCACTGTAATGG GTGTGATATTGGGAGCTGTAGCTGGTATGCTTCTGCGTGTGGCCTCTCCTATCGATGACAACATTGTCATGGTAATTGCATTCCCCGGTGATATTCTAATGAGGATGCTTAAAATGCTTATTCTTCCACTCATCATTTCCAGTTTAATCACAG GTCTTGCAGGTCTGGATGCCAAGTCTAGCGGCCGTCTTGGTACTAGAGCAATGATTTACTACATGTCCACCACTATAATTGCCGCTGTGCTGGGAGTAATATTAGTGTTGATTATCCATCCTGGCAACCCCAAACTAAAGGAAAACCTTGGGGAGGGACTCAAGAACGATGACGTCTCTAGTCTTGATGCTTTTTTTGACCTCATTAGGAACCTCTTCCCTGAGAACTTGGTGCAGGCTTGCTTCCAGCAG ATCCAGACTGTTGTGAAGAAGGTTGAGGTTGAGCCAGAATATGACACCAACAGTTCCTTGCAGAACTTCCTTTCGGGTGCCACTAAGCCTCCTCCCATATTCAAGGAAAAGAAGTCCCTGCAATATAAGAGTGGAATGAATGTTTTGG GTGTGATTGGATTCTTTATTGCCTTTGGAATCTGCATGGGGAAGATGGGTGAGAGGGCAAGGCTTATGATTGACTTCTTTAACATCCTGAATGAGATTGTGATGAAGCTGGTCATTATGATCATGTG GTATTCTCCCTTCGGTATTGCCTGCTTGATCTGTGGCAAAATTATCTCCATCAAGGATTTGGAAGTAGTGGCCAGACAGCTGGGGATGTACATGGTCACAGTCATCATTGGCCTCATCATTCATGGTGCCATATTCCTACCATGCATTTACTTTGCCATTGTGAGAAAAAATCCCTTCAGCTTCTTCATAGGCATCTTCCAAGCCTGGATCACTGCCCTGGGAACAGCTTCAAG TGCTGGCACACTTCCTGTCACCTTCCGCTGTCTAGAGGAGAACCTGGGCATTGACAAGAGAGTAACACGCTTTGTACTGCCTGTTGGTGCAACAATCAATATGGATGGCACTGCTCTTTATGAGGCAGTAGCTGCTATCTTCATTGCCCAGATGAACGGCATTGACCTGGACCCTGGCCAGATTGTCACAGTCAG TCTTACAGCTACATTGGCCAGCATTGGAGCTGCCAGCATTCCCAGTGCAGGGCTGGTAACCATGCTGCTCATTCTGACTGCAGTGGGACTTCCGACTCAGGATATCAGTCTTCTGGTAGCTGTTGACTGGCTTCT gGATCGTTTCCGTACCTCTGTCAATGTGGTGGGTGACTCATATGGTGCTGGGATCGTGTATCATTTGTCTAAAGCAGAGCTGGATGCCCTGGATGCTCAGCATGGGAACTCTGATGACATAGAGATGACCAAGACACAGTCCTATTATGATGACCTCAAGAACCATCATGAAAACAACTCCAACCAGTGCGTCATTGCTGCTCCAAATTCAGTCATAGTAGATGAGTGCAAG ATAACCTCGGCAACCACAAATGGCTCGACTACAGAGTATGCGCTCATTGAAGAGGAACCACGAAAGAGTGATTAA
- the slc1a2b gene encoding excitatory amino acid transporter 2b isoform X4 — translation MTANSMPKQVEVRMHESHLEPIEATPHSKCALICQKMLKNLLLTLTVMGVILGAVAGMLLRVASPIDDNIVMVIAFPGDILMRMLKMLILPLIISSLITGLAGLDAKSSGRLGTRAMIYYMSTTIIAAVLGVILVLIIHPGNPKLKENLGEGLKNDDVSSLDAFFDLIRNLFPENLVQACFQQIQTVVKKVEVEPEYDTNSSLQNFLSGATKPPPIFKEKKSLQYKSGMNVLGVIGFFIAFGICMGKMGERARLMIDFFNILNEIVMKLVIMIMWYSPFGIACLICGKIISIKDLEVVARQLGMYMVTVIIGLIIHGAIFLPCIYFAIVRKNPFSFFIGIFQAWITALGTASSAGTLPVTFRCLEENLGIDKRVTRFVLPVGATINMDGTALYEAVAAIFIAQMNGIDLDPGQIVTVSLTATLASIGAASIPSAGLVTMLLILTAVGLPTQDISLLVAVDWLLDRFRTSVNVVGDSYGAGIVYHLSKAELDALDAQHGNSDDIEMTKTQSYYDDLKNHHENNSNQ, via the exons ATGAC TGCCAACAGCATGCCTAAGCAAGTGGAGGTACGAATGCATGAGAGCCACCTGGAGCCCATCGAGGCCACACCACACTCAAAATGTGCCCTCATCTGCCAGAAGATGCTGAAGAACCTGCTCCTCACACTCACTGTAATGG GTGTGATATTGGGAGCTGTAGCTGGTATGCTTCTGCGTGTGGCCTCTCCTATCGATGACAACATTGTCATGGTAATTGCATTCCCCGGTGATATTCTAATGAGGATGCTTAAAATGCTTATTCTTCCACTCATCATTTCCAGTTTAATCACAG GTCTTGCAGGTCTGGATGCCAAGTCTAGCGGCCGTCTTGGTACTAGAGCAATGATTTACTACATGTCCACCACTATAATTGCCGCTGTGCTGGGAGTAATATTAGTGTTGATTATCCATCCTGGCAACCCCAAACTAAAGGAAAACCTTGGGGAGGGACTCAAGAACGATGACGTCTCTAGTCTTGATGCTTTTTTTGACCTCATTAGGAACCTCTTCCCTGAGAACTTGGTGCAGGCTTGCTTCCAGCAG ATCCAGACTGTTGTGAAGAAGGTTGAGGTTGAGCCAGAATATGACACCAACAGTTCCTTGCAGAACTTCCTTTCGGGTGCCACTAAGCCTCCTCCCATATTCAAGGAAAAGAAGTCCCTGCAATATAAGAGTGGAATGAATGTTTTGG GTGTGATTGGATTCTTTATTGCCTTTGGAATCTGCATGGGGAAGATGGGTGAGAGGGCAAGGCTTATGATTGACTTCTTTAACATCCTGAATGAGATTGTGATGAAGCTGGTCATTATGATCATGTG GTATTCTCCCTTCGGTATTGCCTGCTTGATCTGTGGCAAAATTATCTCCATCAAGGATTTGGAAGTAGTGGCCAGACAGCTGGGGATGTACATGGTCACAGTCATCATTGGCCTCATCATTCATGGTGCCATATTCCTACCATGCATTTACTTTGCCATTGTGAGAAAAAATCCCTTCAGCTTCTTCATAGGCATCTTCCAAGCCTGGATCACTGCCCTGGGAACAGCTTCAAG TGCTGGCACACTTCCTGTCACCTTCCGCTGTCTAGAGGAGAACCTGGGCATTGACAAGAGAGTAACACGCTTTGTACTGCCTGTTGGTGCAACAATCAATATGGATGGCACTGCTCTTTATGAGGCAGTAGCTGCTATCTTCATTGCCCAGATGAACGGCATTGACCTGGACCCTGGCCAGATTGTCACAGTCAG TCTTACAGCTACATTGGCCAGCATTGGAGCTGCCAGCATTCCCAGTGCAGGGCTGGTAACCATGCTGCTCATTCTGACTGCAGTGGGACTTCCGACTCAGGATATCAGTCTTCTGGTAGCTGTTGACTGGCTTCT gGATCGTTTCCGTACCTCTGTCAATGTGGTGGGTGACTCATATGGTGCTGGGATCGTGTATCATTTGTCTAAAGCAGAGCTGGATGCCCTGGATGCTCAGCATGGGAACTCTGATGACATAGAGATGACCAAGACACAGTCCTATTATGATGACCTCAAGAACCATCATGAAAACAACTCCAACCA ATAA
- the slc1a2b gene encoding excitatory amino acid transporter 2b isoform X3 gives MTANSMPKQVEVRMHESHLEPIEATPHSKCALICQKMLKNLLLTLTVMGVILGAVAGMLLRVASPIDDNIVMVIAFPGDILMRMLKMLILPLIISSLITGLAGLDAKSSGRLGTRAMIYYMSTTIIAAVLGVILVLIIHPGNPKLKENLGEGLKNDDVSSLDAFFDLIRNLFPENLVQACFQQIQTVVKKVEVEPEYDTNSSLQNFLSGATKPPPIFKEKKSLQYKSGMNVLGVIGFFIAFGICMGKMGERARLMIDFFNILNEIVMKLVIMIMWYSPFGIACLICGKIISIKDLEVVARQLGMYMVTVIIGLIIHGAIFLPCIYFAIVRKNPFSFFIGIFQAWITALGTASSAGTLPVTFRCLEENLGIDKRVTRFVLPVGATINMDGTALYEAVAAIFIAQMNGIDLDPGQIVTVSLTATLASIGAASIPSAGLVTMLLILTAVGLPTQDISLLVAVDWLLDRFRTSVNVVGDSYGAGIVYHLSKAELDALDAQHGNSDDIEMTKTQSYYDDLKNHHENNSNQCVIAAPNSVIVDECKCQNASLSM, from the exons ATGAC TGCCAACAGCATGCCTAAGCAAGTGGAGGTACGAATGCATGAGAGCCACCTGGAGCCCATCGAGGCCACACCACACTCAAAATGTGCCCTCATCTGCCAGAAGATGCTGAAGAACCTGCTCCTCACACTCACTGTAATGG GTGTGATATTGGGAGCTGTAGCTGGTATGCTTCTGCGTGTGGCCTCTCCTATCGATGACAACATTGTCATGGTAATTGCATTCCCCGGTGATATTCTAATGAGGATGCTTAAAATGCTTATTCTTCCACTCATCATTTCCAGTTTAATCACAG GTCTTGCAGGTCTGGATGCCAAGTCTAGCGGCCGTCTTGGTACTAGAGCAATGATTTACTACATGTCCACCACTATAATTGCCGCTGTGCTGGGAGTAATATTAGTGTTGATTATCCATCCTGGCAACCCCAAACTAAAGGAAAACCTTGGGGAGGGACTCAAGAACGATGACGTCTCTAGTCTTGATGCTTTTTTTGACCTCATTAGGAACCTCTTCCCTGAGAACTTGGTGCAGGCTTGCTTCCAGCAG ATCCAGACTGTTGTGAAGAAGGTTGAGGTTGAGCCAGAATATGACACCAACAGTTCCTTGCAGAACTTCCTTTCGGGTGCCACTAAGCCTCCTCCCATATTCAAGGAAAAGAAGTCCCTGCAATATAAGAGTGGAATGAATGTTTTGG GTGTGATTGGATTCTTTATTGCCTTTGGAATCTGCATGGGGAAGATGGGTGAGAGGGCAAGGCTTATGATTGACTTCTTTAACATCCTGAATGAGATTGTGATGAAGCTGGTCATTATGATCATGTG GTATTCTCCCTTCGGTATTGCCTGCTTGATCTGTGGCAAAATTATCTCCATCAAGGATTTGGAAGTAGTGGCCAGACAGCTGGGGATGTACATGGTCACAGTCATCATTGGCCTCATCATTCATGGTGCCATATTCCTACCATGCATTTACTTTGCCATTGTGAGAAAAAATCCCTTCAGCTTCTTCATAGGCATCTTCCAAGCCTGGATCACTGCCCTGGGAACAGCTTCAAG TGCTGGCACACTTCCTGTCACCTTCCGCTGTCTAGAGGAGAACCTGGGCATTGACAAGAGAGTAACACGCTTTGTACTGCCTGTTGGTGCAACAATCAATATGGATGGCACTGCTCTTTATGAGGCAGTAGCTGCTATCTTCATTGCCCAGATGAACGGCATTGACCTGGACCCTGGCCAGATTGTCACAGTCAG TCTTACAGCTACATTGGCCAGCATTGGAGCTGCCAGCATTCCCAGTGCAGGGCTGGTAACCATGCTGCTCATTCTGACTGCAGTGGGACTTCCGACTCAGGATATCAGTCTTCTGGTAGCTGTTGACTGGCTTCT gGATCGTTTCCGTACCTCTGTCAATGTGGTGGGTGACTCATATGGTGCTGGGATCGTGTATCATTTGTCTAAAGCAGAGCTGGATGCCCTGGATGCTCAGCATGGGAACTCTGATGACATAGAGATGACCAAGACACAGTCCTATTATGATGACCTCAAGAACCATCATGAAAACAACTCCAACCAGTGCGTCATTGCTGCTCCAAATTCAGTCATAGTAGATGAGTGCAAG TGTCAAAACGCTTCATTATCAATGTAA
- the cd44b gene encoding CD44 antigen: MWILLLGLTSGLLASSWASSVQEVKLRSCSYAGVFHIQGNYRYALDFEAAKKLCEVLGTTLASNEEVTIAHGRGLESCRYGWISSGNITISRQVPNNLCAANMTGVITLVPTDSHYDAYCYNQTDLSNRSCNFEIKSLGNDPAHPETSENIGRQVFNSTRIPAEHVYAMDSVELHTSRTVTAVHDLTPPTVKTNPTANNSHDEPDVSGDVLDQNTQPPTMTTEPSGKYDDLTTESAEFTEKNREEVADDTTTTFSLENIGSGMEEPIDATTSEPNTEGSKDKQEDHINYTSESPPAPTTEVNSRQSVQSKGRKGPGIASSPEENTSSGSTKDWLVILIVIVAIVAIIILGAFVVTRNRWCGRSQTLMITSKSSGEGNGTAASAASPEAQEREQEMVTLMNKEKIQENGNTEEFTVITLEESPEKNQEA; encoded by the exons AGGTGAAGCTACGATCCTGCAGTTACGCGGGAGTATTCCATATTCAGGGCAATTATCGATATGCTTTGGACTTTGAGGCTGCTAAGAAACTATGTGAAGTGCTGGGAACAACCTTAGCCAGTAATGAGGAGGTGACTATTGCTCATGGCAGGGGCTTGGAGAGCTGCAG GTATGGCTGGATCAGCAGTGGAAACATCACCATTTCTCGACAAGTGCCGAACAACCTGTGTGCGGCTAACATGACGGGAGTTATCACTTTGGTACCTACAGATTCCCACTATGATGCCTACTGCTATAATCAGACAG ATCTGTCTAACAGAAGCTGcaattttgaaataaaatctcTGGGGAATGATCCTGCACATCCTGAGACCAGTG AGAACATTGGAAGACAAGTTTTTAACAGCACTAGAATTCCAGCTGAGCACGTTTATGCAATGGATTCAGTTGAGTTACACACCAGTCGCACCGTTACAGCTGTTCATGACCTAACTCCTCCCACAGTGAAGACGAATCCCACTGCAAACAACTCTCATGATGAGCCTGATGTATCAGGAGATGTGCTGGATCAGAACACACAACCTCCCACCATGACTACTGAACCCTCTGGAAAATATGATGATCTGACCACTGAGAGTGCTgagtttacagaaaaaaatagagaaGAAGTTGCAGATGATACCACCACAACATTTAGCCTAGAAAACATTGGCTCAGGTATGGAAGAGCCAATAGACGCCACCACAAGTGAACCAAACACTGAAGGCTCAAAGGACAAACAAGAGGACCACATAAATTACACATCTGAGAGTCCACCAG CACCGACCACTGAAGTGAATTCACGTCAGTCTGTGCAATCGAAAGGGAGGAAGGGACCTGGCATAGCTTCATCACCAGAAGAGAATACCAGCAGTGGCAGCACCAAAg ATTGGTTGGTCAtcttgattgtgattgtggCCATCGTTGCTATTATTATTCTGGGTGCTTTTGTGGTAACAAGGAACAG GTGGTGTGGGAGAAGCCAGACTCTGATGATCACCTCCAAGAGCAGCGGTGAGGGCAATGGGACAGCAGCATCAGCGGCCAGCCCCGAGGCTCAGGAGAGAGAGCAGGAAATGGTGACGCTTATGAACAAAGAGAAGATCCAGGAGAATGGCAACACGGAGGAGTTTACTGTGATCACCCTGGAAGAATCACCAGAGAAAAACCAGGAAGCATGA